The following are from one region of the Brachyhypopomus gauderio isolate BG-103 unplaced genomic scaffold, BGAUD_0.2 sc47, whole genome shotgun sequence genome:
- the ksr1a gene encoding kinase suppressor of Ras 1 isoform X4, producing the protein MDCVNGRRGMMVGSGERDGGTGAAMAALHQCELIQNMIEISISSLRGLRTKCAASNDLTQQEIRTLEVKLMKYICKQLHCKLKVPEADRPQALDSYPRLGDWLRIINLRPELIEAVPVKLSLDALLEMPGAQVRETMRRLGSSTEECARLSAALSCLKSATESGEFKEDGGCWLSEPTRRDSGGLTTADHIPLLGGPLRPHSPSPLARQPATPSTPLAPLPHPRHVLSAAEAHVSHGYADSLTDPSPYYSSRPVRLHGHTSTPPITPPSKRRHRLKPPCTPPPPSRKVLHLLPNITLTRSKSHESQLGNRIEDTPTIKCRKKNKLFLNVQINGNGCEDTSSRSPLLNARTPGAVPAAVPATAPYTLPGTPTLLEEYGGLRNSIAVHRNSPQAVRRDIGLAVTHRFSTKSWLSQTCQVCQKNMIFGVKCKHCRLKCHNKCTKEAPSCRISFLPITKIRRTESVPSDINNPVDRPSEAPQFGTLPKALTKKEHPPVLNQLDSSSNPSSTTSSTPSSPAPFQQSNPPSATPPPNPSPKGHRDNRFHFPAACYFQHRQQFIFPDVSSTSTLHPEPVPDPVETESSAQDAHDELAEHDDGEEEELDDDEEEEDPGMDEEDEEGEEGEEEEEGEEDEGRLDGGSEGEGEGDELDDLPSSRTGGGGGAGGGTHWKGPISRKASQTSVYLQEWDIPFEQLDLGELIGKGRWGRVHRGRWHGEVAVRLLEIDGNNQDHLKLFKKEVMNYRQTRHENVVLFMGACMAPPHLAIITSFCKGRTLYSVVRDTKNILDINKTRQIAQEIVKGMGYLHAKGIVHKDLKSKNVFHDTNKVVITDFGLFGISGVVQEGRRENELKLPHGWICYLAPEIVRKMSPGNSEDRLPFSDAADVYAFGTIWYELQARDWPITNQPVEATIWQVGSGEGINKVLAEISLGKEVTEILSACWSYDPRERPTFTQLADLLEKLPKLNRRLSHPGHFWKSAEYVS; encoded by the exons ATGGACTGTGTGAATGGTAGAAGAGGAATGATGGTCGGAAGCGGTGAGAGGGATGGTGGTACTGGCGCAGCGATGGCCGCGCTACACCAGTGCGAACTCATCCAAAACATGATCGAAATCTCCATCTCCAGCCTGCGAGGGCTCCGGACCAAATGCGCGGCGTCCAACGATCTTACCCAGCAGGAAATACGCACTTTAGAG GTGAAGCTTATGAAGTACATCTGCAAGCAGCTGCACTGCAAGCTGAAGGTGCCGGAGGCTGACAGGCCACAGGCCCTGGACAGCTACCCACGACTGGGGGACTGGCTACGCATCATCAACCTGAGACCCGAGCTCATAGAG GCGGTCCCTGTGAAGTTGTCGTTGGATGCCTTACTGGAGATGCCCGGCGCCCAGGTGCGAGAGACCATGAGGAGGTTGGGCTCCAGTACAGAGGAGTGCGCCCGGCTCAGTGCTGCCCTCTCCTGCCTGAAGAGTGCCACTGAATCAG GAGAGTTTAAGGAGGATGGAGGGTGCTGGCTGTCTGAGCCCACCAGGCGGGACAGTGGTGGCCTGACCACAGCTGATCACATCCCCTTACTGGGCGGGCCCCTCCGgccacacagcccctcccctcttGCTCGACAACCGGCCACGCCCTCCACGCCTcttgcccccctcccccaccctcgcCACGTTCTCTCCGCCGCAGAGGCCCACGTCTCCCACGGTTACGCCGACAGCTTGACGGATCCCAGTCCCTACTATTCCTCCCGGCCCGTCCGTCTTCAtggccacacctccaccccgccCATCACCCCGCCTTCCAAGAGACGGCACCGCCTGAAGCCGCCCTGcactcccccacctccctcccgGAAAGTGCTCCACCTGCTGCCCAACATCACCCTCACACGTAGCAAGAGCCACGAGAGCCAGCTGGGCAATCGCATCGAGGACACGCCCACCATCAA gtgcagGAAGAAGAACAAGCTCTTCCTGAACGTCCAGATCAATGGTAACGGGTGTGAGGACACTTCGTCCCGTTCCCCACTGCTGAACGCCCGCACGCCCGGAGCTGTGCCCGCCGCTGTGCCCGCCACCGCCCCCTACACTCTCCCAGGGACCCCCACGCTGCTGGAGGAGTATGGAGGCCTGAGGA ATAGCATAGCTGTCCACCGCAACTCTCCCCAGGCTGTGAGGCGAGACATCGGCCTGGCCGTCACTCACAG GTTCTCCACCAAGTCCTGGCTCTCACAGACCTGTCAAGTATGCCAAAAGAACATGATCTTTGGAGTGAAGTGCAAACACTGCAG GTTAAAGTGTCATAATAAATGTACAAAAGAAGCTCCTTCCTGCAGAATATCATTCCTCCCAA TCACTAAAATAAGGAGGACTGAGTCCGTACCATCAGACATCAACAACCCGGTGGACCGGCCGTCCGAGGCACCACAGTTTGGCACTCTGCCAAAGGCATTAACCAAGAAG gaacaTCCACCTGTGCTGAATCAGCTGGACTCCAGCAGTAAcccatcctccaccacctcctccacaccctcctctcCTGCCCCCTTCCAACAGAGCAACCCCCCCAgtgccaccccaccccccaacccatcaCCCAAGGGTCACCGTGACAACCGCTTCCACTTCCCAG CTGCCTGCTACTTTCAGCATAGACAGCAGTTCATCTTTCCTG ATGTGTCCAGCACCAGCACTCTTCACCCAGAACCCGTCCCAGATCCAGT CGAGACCGAATCGTCAGCACAGGATGCGCATGATGAACTGGCAGAGCACGATGATGGGGAG GAGGAAGAGTTGGATgacgatgaggaagaggaagacccAGGCATGGATGAGGAGGAcgaagagggagaggagggagaagaggaagaggagggagaagaggatGAGGGCAGGCTGGACGGTGGCtcagagggagagggtgagggagatgaGCTGGACGACCTGCCTAGTTCACGTActgggggtgggggcggggccggaGGCGGGACCCACTGGAAGGGCCCGATCTCGCGCAAGGCCAGCCAGACCAGCGTGTACCTGCAGGAGTGGGACATCCCCTTCGAGCAGCTGGACCTGGGCGAGCTGATTGGTAAGGGGCGCTGGGGCAGGGTGCATCGCGGCCGCTGGCACGGGGAGGTGGCCGTCCGCTTGCTGGAGATCGACGGGAACAACCAGGACCACCTGAAGCTCTTCAAGAAGGAGGTGATGAACTACCGGCAGACCAGGCACGAGAACGTGGTGCTGTTCATGGGAGCCTGCATGGCACCTCCTCACCTAGCCATCATTACCAG TTTCTGTAAAGGCCGGACTTTGTATTCAGTTGTGAGAGATACAAAGAACATCTTGGACATCAACAAGACAAGACAGATTGCCCAAGAGATTGTGAAG GGAATGGGCTATTTGCACGCAAAGGGCATTGTGCACAAGGACCTGAAGTCTAAGAACGTCTTTCATGACACCAACAAAGTGGTGATAACAGACTTTGGCCTTTTTGGGATCTCTGGAGTTGTTCAGGAGGGAAG GCGGGAGAACGAACTGAAGCTTCCCCATGGTTGGATTTGCTATCTGGCTCCAGAGATTGTGCGTAAGATGAGTCCAGGCAACAGCGAGGACCGCCTGCCTTTCTCAGACGCCGCCGATGTCTACGCCTTTGG CACTATATGGTACGAGCTGCAGGCGCGGGACTGGCCAATCACCAACCAGCCAGTGGAAGCCACCATCTGGCAGGTGGGCAGCGGAGAGGGCATCAACAAGGTGCTAGCAGAGATCAGCCTTGGCAAGGAGGTCACG GAGATCCTGTCGGCCTGCTGGTCGTATGACCCACGCGAGCGACCCACCTTCACGCAGCTGGCTGACCTACTGGAGAAGCTGCCCAAGCTGAACCGTAGGCTGTCCCACCCGGGCCACTTCTGGAAGTCCGCAGAGTACGTATCCTAG
- the ksr1a gene encoding kinase suppressor of Ras 1 isoform X2 → MDCVNGRRGMMVGSGERDGGTGAAMAALHQCELIQNMIEISISSLRGLRTKCAASNDLTQQEIRTLEVKLMKYICKQLHCKLKVPEADRPQALDSYPRLGDWLRIINLRPELIEAVPVKLSLDALLEMPGAQVRETMRRLGSSTEECARLSAALSCLKSATESGEFKEDGGCWLSEPTRRDSGGLTTADHIPLLGGPLRPHSPSPLARQPATPSTPLAPLPHPRHVLSAAEAHVSHGYADSLTDPSPYYSSRPVRLHGHTSTPPITPPSKRRHRLKPPCTPPPPSRKVLHLLPNITLTRSKSHESQLGNRIEDTPTIKCRKKNKLFLNVQINGNGCEDTSSRSPLLNARTPGAVPAAVPATAPYTLPGTPTLLEEYGGLRKSHAILPQRLLCVFGKERKILDVSLFSVSSLRPTPHPHADSIAVHRNSPQAVRRDIGLAVTHRFSTKSWLSQTCQVCQKNMIFGVKCKHCRLKCHNKCTKEAPSCRISFLPITKIRRTESVPSDINNPVDRPSEAPQFGTLPKALTKKEHPPVLNQLDSSSNPSSTTSSTPSSPAPFQQSNPPSATPPPNPSPKGHRDNRFHFPAACYFQHRQQFIFPDVSSTSTLHPEPVPDPVETESSAQDAHDELAEHDDGEEEELDDDEEEEDPGMDEEDEEGEEGEEEEEGEEDEGRLDGGSEGEGEGDELDDLPSSRTGGGGGAGGGTHWKGPISRKASQTSVYLQEWDIPFEQLDLGELIGKGRWGRVHRGRWHGEVAVRLLEIDGNNQDHLKLFKKEVMNYRQTRHENVVLFMGACMAPPHLAIITSFCKGRTLYSVVRDTKNILDINKTRQIAQEIVKGMGYLHAKGIVHKDLKSKNVFHDTNKVVITDFGLFGISGVVQEGRRENELKLPHGWICYLAPEIVRKMSPGNSEDRLPFSDAADVYAFGTIWYELQARDWPITNQPVEATIWQVGSGEGINKVLAEISLGKEVTEILSACWSYDPRERPTFTQLADLLEKLPKLNRRLSHPGHFWKSAEL, encoded by the exons ATGGACTGTGTGAATGGTAGAAGAGGAATGATGGTCGGAAGCGGTGAGAGGGATGGTGGTACTGGCGCAGCGATGGCCGCGCTACACCAGTGCGAACTCATCCAAAACATGATCGAAATCTCCATCTCCAGCCTGCGAGGGCTCCGGACCAAATGCGCGGCGTCCAACGATCTTACCCAGCAGGAAATACGCACTTTAGAG GTGAAGCTTATGAAGTACATCTGCAAGCAGCTGCACTGCAAGCTGAAGGTGCCGGAGGCTGACAGGCCACAGGCCCTGGACAGCTACCCACGACTGGGGGACTGGCTACGCATCATCAACCTGAGACCCGAGCTCATAGAG GCGGTCCCTGTGAAGTTGTCGTTGGATGCCTTACTGGAGATGCCCGGCGCCCAGGTGCGAGAGACCATGAGGAGGTTGGGCTCCAGTACAGAGGAGTGCGCCCGGCTCAGTGCTGCCCTCTCCTGCCTGAAGAGTGCCACTGAATCAG GAGAGTTTAAGGAGGATGGAGGGTGCTGGCTGTCTGAGCCCACCAGGCGGGACAGTGGTGGCCTGACCACAGCTGATCACATCCCCTTACTGGGCGGGCCCCTCCGgccacacagcccctcccctcttGCTCGACAACCGGCCACGCCCTCCACGCCTcttgcccccctcccccaccctcgcCACGTTCTCTCCGCCGCAGAGGCCCACGTCTCCCACGGTTACGCCGACAGCTTGACGGATCCCAGTCCCTACTATTCCTCCCGGCCCGTCCGTCTTCAtggccacacctccaccccgccCATCACCCCGCCTTCCAAGAGACGGCACCGCCTGAAGCCGCCCTGcactcccccacctccctcccgGAAAGTGCTCCACCTGCTGCCCAACATCACCCTCACACGTAGCAAGAGCCACGAGAGCCAGCTGGGCAATCGCATCGAGGACACGCCCACCATCAA gtgcagGAAGAAGAACAAGCTCTTCCTGAACGTCCAGATCAATGGTAACGGGTGTGAGGACACTTCGTCCCGTTCCCCACTGCTGAACGCCCGCACGCCCGGAGCTGTGCCCGCCGCTGTGCCCGCCACCGCCCCCTACACTCTCCCAGGGACCCCCACGCTGCTGGAGGAGTATGGAGGCCTGAGGA AGAGTCATGCAATACTCCCTCAAAGGCTGCTTTGTGTCTTTGGGAAGGAAAGAAAGATTCTGGACgtgtctctcttctctgtctcctccctccgccccacacctcacccacacGCAGATAGCATAGCTGTCCACCGCAACTCTCCCCAGGCTGTGAGGCGAGACATCGGCCTGGCCGTCACTCACAG GTTCTCCACCAAGTCCTGGCTCTCACAGACCTGTCAAGTATGCCAAAAGAACATGATCTTTGGAGTGAAGTGCAAACACTGCAG GTTAAAGTGTCATAATAAATGTACAAAAGAAGCTCCTTCCTGCAGAATATCATTCCTCCCAA TCACTAAAATAAGGAGGACTGAGTCCGTACCATCAGACATCAACAACCCGGTGGACCGGCCGTCCGAGGCACCACAGTTTGGCACTCTGCCAAAGGCATTAACCAAGAAG gaacaTCCACCTGTGCTGAATCAGCTGGACTCCAGCAGTAAcccatcctccaccacctcctccacaccctcctctcCTGCCCCCTTCCAACAGAGCAACCCCCCCAgtgccaccccaccccccaacccatcaCCCAAGGGTCACCGTGACAACCGCTTCCACTTCCCAG CTGCCTGCTACTTTCAGCATAGACAGCAGTTCATCTTTCCTG ATGTGTCCAGCACCAGCACTCTTCACCCAGAACCCGTCCCAGATCCAGT CGAGACCGAATCGTCAGCACAGGATGCGCATGATGAACTGGCAGAGCACGATGATGGGGAG GAGGAAGAGTTGGATgacgatgaggaagaggaagacccAGGCATGGATGAGGAGGAcgaagagggagaggagggagaagaggaagaggagggagaagaggatGAGGGCAGGCTGGACGGTGGCtcagagggagagggtgagggagatgaGCTGGACGACCTGCCTAGTTCACGTActgggggtgggggcggggccggaGGCGGGACCCACTGGAAGGGCCCGATCTCGCGCAAGGCCAGCCAGACCAGCGTGTACCTGCAGGAGTGGGACATCCCCTTCGAGCAGCTGGACCTGGGCGAGCTGATTGGTAAGGGGCGCTGGGGCAGGGTGCATCGCGGCCGCTGGCACGGGGAGGTGGCCGTCCGCTTGCTGGAGATCGACGGGAACAACCAGGACCACCTGAAGCTCTTCAAGAAGGAGGTGATGAACTACCGGCAGACCAGGCACGAGAACGTGGTGCTGTTCATGGGAGCCTGCATGGCACCTCCTCACCTAGCCATCATTACCAG TTTCTGTAAAGGCCGGACTTTGTATTCAGTTGTGAGAGATACAAAGAACATCTTGGACATCAACAAGACAAGACAGATTGCCCAAGAGATTGTGAAG GGAATGGGCTATTTGCACGCAAAGGGCATTGTGCACAAGGACCTGAAGTCTAAGAACGTCTTTCATGACACCAACAAAGTGGTGATAACAGACTTTGGCCTTTTTGGGATCTCTGGAGTTGTTCAGGAGGGAAG GCGGGAGAACGAACTGAAGCTTCCCCATGGTTGGATTTGCTATCTGGCTCCAGAGATTGTGCGTAAGATGAGTCCAGGCAACAGCGAGGACCGCCTGCCTTTCTCAGACGCCGCCGATGTCTACGCCTTTGG CACTATATGGTACGAGCTGCAGGCGCGGGACTGGCCAATCACCAACCAGCCAGTGGAAGCCACCATCTGGCAGGTGGGCAGCGGAGAGGGCATCAACAAGGTGCTAGCAGAGATCAGCCTTGGCAAGGAGGTCACG GAGATCCTGTCGGCCTGCTGGTCGTATGACCCACGCGAGCGACCCACCTTCACGCAGCTGGCTGACCTACTGGAGAAGCTGCCCAAGCTGAACCGTAGGCTGTCCCACCCGGGCCACTTCTGGAAGTCCGCAGA GCTGTAG
- the ksr1a gene encoding kinase suppressor of Ras 1 isoform X5, producing MKYICKQLHCKLKVPEADRPQALDSYPRLGDWLRIINLRPELIEAVPVKLSLDALLEMPGAQVRETMRRLGSSTEECARLSAALSCLKSATESGEFKEDGGCWLSEPTRRDSGGLTTADHIPLLGGPLRPHSPSPLARQPATPSTPLAPLPHPRHVLSAAEAHVSHGYADSLTDPSPYYSSRPVRLHGHTSTPPITPPSKRRHRLKPPCTPPPPSRKVLHLLPNITLTRSKSHESQLGNRIEDTPTIKCRKKNKLFLNVQINGNGCEDTSSRSPLLNARTPGAVPAAVPATAPYTLPGTPTLLEEYGGLRKSHAILPQRLLCVFGKERKILDVSLFSVSSLRPTPHPHADSIAVHRNSPQAVRRDIGLAVTHRFSTKSWLSQTCQVCQKNMIFGVKCKHCRLKCHNKCTKEAPSCRISFLPITKIRRTESVPSDINNPVDRPSEAPQFGTLPKALTKKEHPPVLNQLDSSSNPSSTTSSTPSSPAPFQQSNPPSATPPPNPSPKGHRDNRFHFPAACYFQHRQQFIFPDVSSTSTLHPEPVPDPVETESSAQDAHDELAEHDDGEEEELDDDEEEEDPGMDEEDEEGEEGEEEEEGEEDEGRLDGGSEGEGEGDELDDLPSSRTGGGGGAGGGTHWKGPISRKASQTSVYLQEWDIPFEQLDLGELIGKGRWGRVHRGRWHGEVAVRLLEIDGNNQDHLKLFKKEVMNYRQTRHENVVLFMGACMAPPHLAIITSFCKGRTLYSVVRDTKNILDINKTRQIAQEIVKGMGYLHAKGIVHKDLKSKNVFHDTNKVVITDFGLFGISGVVQEGRRENELKLPHGWICYLAPEIVRKMSPGNSEDRLPFSDAADVYAFGTIWYELQARDWPITNQPVEATIWQVGSGEGINKVLAEISLGKEVTEILSACWSYDPRERPTFTQLADLLEKLPKLNRRLSHPGHFWKSAEYVS from the exons ATGAAGTACATCTGCAAGCAGCTGCACTGCAAGCTGAAGGTGCCGGAGGCTGACAGGCCACAGGCCCTGGACAGCTACCCACGACTGGGGGACTGGCTACGCATCATCAACCTGAGACCCGAGCTCATAGAG GCGGTCCCTGTGAAGTTGTCGTTGGATGCCTTACTGGAGATGCCCGGCGCCCAGGTGCGAGAGACCATGAGGAGGTTGGGCTCCAGTACAGAGGAGTGCGCCCGGCTCAGTGCTGCCCTCTCCTGCCTGAAGAGTGCCACTGAATCAG GAGAGTTTAAGGAGGATGGAGGGTGCTGGCTGTCTGAGCCCACCAGGCGGGACAGTGGTGGCCTGACCACAGCTGATCACATCCCCTTACTGGGCGGGCCCCTCCGgccacacagcccctcccctcttGCTCGACAACCGGCCACGCCCTCCACGCCTcttgcccccctcccccaccctcgcCACGTTCTCTCCGCCGCAGAGGCCCACGTCTCCCACGGTTACGCCGACAGCTTGACGGATCCCAGTCCCTACTATTCCTCCCGGCCCGTCCGTCTTCAtggccacacctccaccccgccCATCACCCCGCCTTCCAAGAGACGGCACCGCCTGAAGCCGCCCTGcactcccccacctccctcccgGAAAGTGCTCCACCTGCTGCCCAACATCACCCTCACACGTAGCAAGAGCCACGAGAGCCAGCTGGGCAATCGCATCGAGGACACGCCCACCATCAA gtgcagGAAGAAGAACAAGCTCTTCCTGAACGTCCAGATCAATGGTAACGGGTGTGAGGACACTTCGTCCCGTTCCCCACTGCTGAACGCCCGCACGCCCGGAGCTGTGCCCGCCGCTGTGCCCGCCACCGCCCCCTACACTCTCCCAGGGACCCCCACGCTGCTGGAGGAGTATGGAGGCCTGAGGA AGAGTCATGCAATACTCCCTCAAAGGCTGCTTTGTGTCTTTGGGAAGGAAAGAAAGATTCTGGACgtgtctctcttctctgtctcctccctccgccccacacctcacccacacGCAGATAGCATAGCTGTCCACCGCAACTCTCCCCAGGCTGTGAGGCGAGACATCGGCCTGGCCGTCACTCACAG GTTCTCCACCAAGTCCTGGCTCTCACAGACCTGTCAAGTATGCCAAAAGAACATGATCTTTGGAGTGAAGTGCAAACACTGCAG GTTAAAGTGTCATAATAAATGTACAAAAGAAGCTCCTTCCTGCAGAATATCATTCCTCCCAA TCACTAAAATAAGGAGGACTGAGTCCGTACCATCAGACATCAACAACCCGGTGGACCGGCCGTCCGAGGCACCACAGTTTGGCACTCTGCCAAAGGCATTAACCAAGAAG gaacaTCCACCTGTGCTGAATCAGCTGGACTCCAGCAGTAAcccatcctccaccacctcctccacaccctcctctcCTGCCCCCTTCCAACAGAGCAACCCCCCCAgtgccaccccaccccccaacccatcaCCCAAGGGTCACCGTGACAACCGCTTCCACTTCCCAG CTGCCTGCTACTTTCAGCATAGACAGCAGTTCATCTTTCCTG ATGTGTCCAGCACCAGCACTCTTCACCCAGAACCCGTCCCAGATCCAGT CGAGACCGAATCGTCAGCACAGGATGCGCATGATGAACTGGCAGAGCACGATGATGGGGAG GAGGAAGAGTTGGATgacgatgaggaagaggaagacccAGGCATGGATGAGGAGGAcgaagagggagaggagggagaagaggaagaggagggagaagaggatGAGGGCAGGCTGGACGGTGGCtcagagggagagggtgagggagatgaGCTGGACGACCTGCCTAGTTCACGTActgggggtgggggcggggccggaGGCGGGACCCACTGGAAGGGCCCGATCTCGCGCAAGGCCAGCCAGACCAGCGTGTACCTGCAGGAGTGGGACATCCCCTTCGAGCAGCTGGACCTGGGCGAGCTGATTGGTAAGGGGCGCTGGGGCAGGGTGCATCGCGGCCGCTGGCACGGGGAGGTGGCCGTCCGCTTGCTGGAGATCGACGGGAACAACCAGGACCACCTGAAGCTCTTCAAGAAGGAGGTGATGAACTACCGGCAGACCAGGCACGAGAACGTGGTGCTGTTCATGGGAGCCTGCATGGCACCTCCTCACCTAGCCATCATTACCAG TTTCTGTAAAGGCCGGACTTTGTATTCAGTTGTGAGAGATACAAAGAACATCTTGGACATCAACAAGACAAGACAGATTGCCCAAGAGATTGTGAAG GGAATGGGCTATTTGCACGCAAAGGGCATTGTGCACAAGGACCTGAAGTCTAAGAACGTCTTTCATGACACCAACAAAGTGGTGATAACAGACTTTGGCCTTTTTGGGATCTCTGGAGTTGTTCAGGAGGGAAG GCGGGAGAACGAACTGAAGCTTCCCCATGGTTGGATTTGCTATCTGGCTCCAGAGATTGTGCGTAAGATGAGTCCAGGCAACAGCGAGGACCGCCTGCCTTTCTCAGACGCCGCCGATGTCTACGCCTTTGG CACTATATGGTACGAGCTGCAGGCGCGGGACTGGCCAATCACCAACCAGCCAGTGGAAGCCACCATCTGGCAGGTGGGCAGCGGAGAGGGCATCAACAAGGTGCTAGCAGAGATCAGCCTTGGCAAGGAGGTCACG GAGATCCTGTCGGCCTGCTGGTCGTATGACCCACGCGAGCGACCCACCTTCACGCAGCTGGCTGACCTACTGGAGAAGCTGCCCAAGCTGAACCGTAGGCTGTCCCACCCGGGCCACTTCTGGAAGTCCGCAGAGTACGTATCCTAG